One part of the Gemmatimonadota bacterium genome encodes these proteins:
- a CDS encoding Spy/CpxP family protein refolding chaperone, with the protein MTRRRALPFAFALLAAVSACSRDSATAPATTQESLDDISVDLVQEYANTAAAAIDRGGIGGSAFPDSLKLTAEQKAKIQALHEAYFKANAADVAALQAIEAQARAAIAAKKSRAEVMAILAKGDPIRARLARAFAQLQRDVFAVYTPAQQRWLASGAPGPSACGADVLKSLTPAQSTKIRELRAAFGESVKADLETIMKVGLEAMAASRAGATREEVAKILAKADAAMQAVKAAEERLSAQILAVLTPEQRNNACLVRMLTGR; encoded by the coding sequence ATGACCAGACGCCGCGCCCTCCCCTTCGCCTTCGCCCTGCTGGCGGCCGTCTCGGCCTGCTCCCGCGACTCGGCGACCGCCCCTGCGACGACGCAGGAATCGCTCGACGACATCAGCGTCGACCTCGTGCAGGAGTACGCGAATACCGCGGCCGCGGCGATCGATCGCGGCGGGATCGGGGGCTCGGCGTTCCCGGACAGCCTCAAGCTCACGGCCGAGCAGAAGGCGAAGATCCAGGCGCTGCACGAGGCCTACTTCAAGGCGAATGCGGCCGATGTCGCCGCGCTCCAGGCCATCGAGGCACAGGCGCGGGCGGCGATCGCCGCGAAGAAGTCGCGGGCCGAGGTCATGGCGATCCTGGCCAAGGGCGACCCGATCCGCGCGCGGCTGGCGCGCGCCTTCGCTCAGCTGCAACGCGACGTGTTCGCCGTGTACACGCCCGCACAGCAGCGCTGGCTCGCCTCGGGTGCCCCTGGACCCAGCGCGTGCGGCGCCGACGTGCTCAAGTCGCTCACGCCAGCCCAGAGCACGAAGATCCGCGAGTTGCGCGCCGCCTTTGGCGAGTCGGTCAAGGCGGACCTCGAGACGATCATGAAGGTGGGGCTGGAGGCCATGGCGGCGTCGAGGGCCGGCGCGACGCGTGAGGAAGTGGCGAAGATCCTGGCCAAGGCCGACGCGGCGATGCAGGCGGTGAAGGCCGCGGAGGAGCGGTTGAGCGCGCAGATTCTCGCCGTGCTGACGCCGGAGCAGCGCAACAACGCCTGTCTGGTGAGGATGTTGACGGGGCGTTAG